A genomic segment from Corylus avellana chromosome ca5, CavTom2PMs-1.0 encodes:
- the LOC132182190 gene encoding serine carboxypeptidase-like 45, whose translation MGIETTRADRKGNKESRELPKATDTNSRSKPRKSRRRHKRMSPVQKLFETCKQVFANGGTGIVPPPEDIERLRAVLDEMKPEDVGLKPEMPYFQTQVARRTPPITYLHLYESDKFSMGIFCLPPSGVIPLHNHPGMTVFSKLLFGTMHIKSYDWVVDAPSNTSADVNPSEKVITALPGQTTNVSFKQYSGYIITDAQHGRALFYYFIEAESADPLSRPLTLWLNGGPGCSSLGFGAFMEHGPFQPGDINGTLVKNEYSWNLESNMLYVESPIGVGFSYSNTSSDYLWNDTQTAQDNLRFIINWLEEFPNYKDSDLFLTGESYAGHYIPQLAALLMDYNKNPNIKPIKLKAIALGNPLLDLEISVLAGDYLWSRGAISDQTLMLEKTVCNDSKYLREYVHDHMSQGCNDVFNRVSEEISQEVEPDDLLLPQCLSSSTSAAEQFMPKGKHAKIHAAFAAVYTDGQVPRRGSSGDPCLEGRIFTYLNRPKVQKAIHANTTHLPFHWDFCKGRLIYQEDNLDMDLIPLVSDLIKAGIPIMLYSGDQDSKIPLTQTRIIANNLAKDLSLVPLTKYGTWYDKQQVAGWSQSFGGLKDGKNVTYLTYAVVRGAAHEVPFTSPSQALTLFRSFLSGAPLPRPNQ comes from the exons ATGGGGATTGAAACGACTCGGGCTGATCGAAAGGGTAATAAGGAGTCACGTGAATTGCCCAAGGCGACAGACACGAATTCGAGAAGCAAGCCCAGGAAGAGCCGGCGACGGCACAAGAGGATGTCGCCGGTTCAGAAGCTATTCGAGACTTGCAAGCAAGTGTTTGCCAATGGTGGGACCGGGATTGTGCCACCTCCTGAAGATATCGAACGGCTACGAGCTGTTTTGG ATGAAATGAAACCGGAGGATGTTGGCCTTAAACCTGAGATGCCGTATTTCCAGACGCAGGTGGCTCGGAGAACCCCACCGATAACATACTTGCACCTCTATGAGAGTGACAAATTCTCG ATGGGGATCTTTTGCTTGCCACCATCAGGTGTTATTCCACTTCATAATCACCCCGGCATGACGGTTTTCAGTAAGCTTCTCTTTGGAACCATGCATATCAAATCGTATGACTGGGTGGTTGATGCTCCAAGTAACACATCCGCTGATGTGAATCCTTCAGAAA AGGTGATAACGGCCCTCCCAGGGCAGACCACCAATGTTTCTTTTAAACAGTATTCTGGTTACATTATCACAGATGCTCAGCATGGCCGAGCTCTATTCTACTACTTCATCGAAGCAGAATCAGCTGACCCACTTTCACGTCCCCTGACTTTGTGGCTCAATGGAG GCCCTGGTTGTTCTTCGCTTGGTTTTGGCGCATTCATGGAACATGGTCCCTTCCAACCAGGAGACATCAATGGAACTCTTGTCAAGAATGAATATTCATGGAACTTGG AATCAAACATGTTATATGTTGAGTCACCTATTGGGGTTGGATTTTCCTACTCTAACACGAGCTCAGATTACTTGTGGAACGACACGCAGACTG CCCAAGATAATTTGAGATTTATTATAAACTGGCTGGAAGAATTCCCGAACTACAAAGACTCTGACTTGTTTTTAACCGGTGAAAGCTATGCAG GCCACTACATCCCACAGCTTGCTGCCTTGTTGATGGATTACAACAAGAATCCCAATATCAAACCAATCAAGCTGAAAGCCATTGCT CTTGGAAATCCACTTTTGGACCTGGAAATAAGCGTGTTGGCCGGAGACTACTTGTGGTCGCGCGGAGCAATATCTGACCAAACACTGATGTTGGAGAAGACGGTCTGCAATGACTCAAAATATCTTCGTGAATACGTCCACGACCATATGTCTCAAGGATGCAATGACGTGTTCAACAGAGTTTCAGAGGAAATTAGCCAAGAAGTTGAACCTGATGACCTCCTTCTACCACAATGCTTGTCATCATCAACGTCGGCGGCGGAACAATTTATGCCCAAGGGGAAGCACGCCAAAATTCATGCAGCCTTTGCTGCGGTATACACCGACGGACAGGTTCCCAGAAGGGGAAGTAGCGGCGACCCATGCCTTGAAGGAAGGATATTCACCTATCTAAATAGGCCTAAAGTTCAGAAGGCAATTCATGCCAACACAACTCACCTCCCCTTCCATTGGGATTTCTGTAAAGg GCGTCTTATATATCAAGAAGATAACTTGGACATGGACCTCATACCCCTCGTCTCGGACCTTATTAAGGCGGGCATTCCTATCATGCTCTACAG TGGTGACCAAGATTCAAAAATTCCTCTCACGCAAACAAGAATAATTGCTAACAATCTAGCCAAGGATTTGTCGCTAGTCCCTCTTACAAAATACGGTACTTGGTACGATAAGCAGCAG GTGGCTGGATGGTCTCAATCATTTGGGGGCCTAAAAGACGGGAAGAATGTGACGTATCTCACATACGCAGTTGTTAGGGGTGCGGCCCATGAGGTCCCTTTCACATCTCCTTCACAGGCCCTCACATTGTTTCGGTCTTTTCTAAGTGGAGCCCCTCTTCCCAGGCCCAATCAATGA